One genomic region from Rhizomicrobium palustre encodes:
- a CDS encoding malonic semialdehyde reductase — protein MAINDEALDRIFRTARSHRAWLDKPVSPALLMAIYDLLRFGPTALNSNPLRIVFVTSPEAKARLVPHLAPGNVEKTVTAPATAILGYDTEFPKKMGKLTPHNPTLGETLTNTAENEITAFRNGSLQGAYFIIAARALGLDCGPMSGFSNEGVDAEFFAGTGVKSNFLCNVGYGDAAKLHARAPRLSFDEACTIV, from the coding sequence ATGGCCATTAATGACGAAGCGTTGGATAGAATTTTTCGTACCGCCCGCAGCCATCGCGCCTGGCTGGATAAGCCGGTGTCGCCTGCGCTGTTGATGGCGATTTACGATCTGTTGCGCTTCGGCCCGACGGCGCTGAATTCCAATCCTTTGCGCATTGTCTTTGTCACTTCGCCGGAAGCCAAGGCGCGTCTGGTGCCGCATTTGGCCCCGGGCAATGTCGAAAAGACTGTCACCGCGCCTGCCACCGCGATCCTGGGCTACGACACCGAATTTCCCAAAAAGATGGGCAAGCTCACGCCGCATAATCCGACCCTGGGCGAAACGCTCACCAATACTGCGGAAAATGAAATCACCGCCTTCCGCAACGGTTCGCTGCAGGGCGCCTATTTCATCATCGCGGCGCGGGCGCTCGGACTCGATTGCGGGCCCATGTCCGGATTCAGCAATGAAGGCGTCGATGCGGAATTCTTCGCCGGCACGGGCGTGAAATCGAATTTCCTCTGCAATGTCGGCTATGGCGATGCCGCAAAGCTTCACGCCCGCGCGCCACGGCTTTCCT
- a CDS encoding NifU family protein yields the protein MFIQTESTPNPATLKFLPGVTVMGEGKVADFDGREAAERSPLARALFEVPDVARVFFGADFISVTKADGDWKHLKPAILGAIMEHFTRGLPLIESSEEKELPHAASEEDSEIVAQIKDLIETRVRPAVAQDGGDIVYHGFDEASGIVYLHMRGSCAGCPSATMTLRNGIENLLRHYVPEVSAVEAV from the coding sequence ATGTTCATCCAGACTGAATCGACGCCGAACCCGGCCACGCTCAAATTTCTGCCCGGCGTCACCGTCATGGGCGAAGGCAAGGTCGCCGATTTCGACGGCCGCGAAGCTGCGGAACGCTCGCCTCTGGCGCGAGCCCTGTTCGAGGTTCCCGATGTCGCCCGCGTCTTCTTCGGAGCTGATTTCATCTCGGTGACCAAAGCCGATGGCGATTGGAAACATCTGAAGCCCGCCATTCTCGGCGCCATCATGGAGCATTTCACCCGCGGCCTACCCTTGATCGAAAGCTCCGAGGAAAAAGAGCTGCCGCACGCCGCAAGCGAGGAGGACAGTGAGATCGTCGCGCAGATCAAGGATCTGATTGAGACTCGCGTGCGTCCCGCTGTGGCACAGGATGGCGGCGATATCGTCTATCACGGCTTCGATGAAGCTTCGGGCATCGTGTATTTGCACATGCGCGGCTCTTGCGCGGGCTGTCCGTCCGCCACCATGACCCTTCGCAATGGCATCGAGAATCTCTTGCGCCATTACGTCCCCGAAGTCAGCGCGGTCGAGGCGGTTTAA
- a CDS encoding DUF1674 domain-containing protein yields the protein MANTPKPTPEAVIQQRIAEAAARALAEVEARRKQAEAAPALPPERGGRNGPEPTRFGDWEKKGIISDF from the coding sequence ATGGCAAATACGCCCAAACCTACCCCGGAAGCGGTAATTCAGCAGCGCATCGCCGAAGCCGCCGCCCGCGCCCTCGCCGAAGTAGAAGCCCGCCGCAAACAGGCCGAAGCCGCGCCCGCCCTGCCGCCCGAACGTGGCGGCCGTAACGGTCCCGAACCCACCCGCTTCGGCGATTGGGAGAAAAAGGGAATAATATCCGACTTTTAA